In Arachis hypogaea cultivar Tifrunner chromosome 17, arahy.Tifrunner.gnm2.J5K5, whole genome shotgun sequence, a single window of DNA contains:
- the LOC112764193 gene encoding uncharacterized protein: MGVTLKQVIKNLDAFPRAEEHLLHKTQSGALVSVIGIVIMATLFLHELGYYLSTYTVHQMSVDLKRGENLPIHINMTFPSLPCDVLSVDAIDMSGKHEVDLDTNIWKLRLNSYGHIIGTEYISDLVEKEHTHHKHDHDKDHHEDSEQKIHLQTLDESTENTIKKVKQALTDGEGCRVYGTLDVQRVAGNFHISVHGLNIYVAQMIFGGAKNVNVSHIIHDLSFGPEYPGIHNPLDDTTRILHDTSGTFKYYIKVVPTEYRYISKEVVPTNQFSVTEYFSPMKDHDRTWPAVYFLYDLSPITVTIKEERRSFLHFITRLCAVLGGTFAVTGMLDRWMYRLMETITEPKAKTSVSR; the protein is encoded by the exons ATGGGTGTCACTTTGAAGCAAGTGATTAAGAACCTTGACGCCTTCCCCCGCGCCGAAGAGCATTTGTTGCATAAAACTCAATCTGGGGCTCTCG TTTCCGTGATTGGTATAGTTATAATGGCCACCTTATTCCTGCATGAGCTCGGTTATTATCTTTCAACCTACACTGTTCATCAG ATGTCAGTCGACTTGAAACGTGGAGAAAATCTTCCCATTCACATAAATATGACTTTTCCTTCTTTACCTTGTGATG TTTTGAGTGTAGATGCCATTGATATGTCAGGCAAGCATGAGGTTGATCTTGATACAAACATATGGAAA CTTCGCCTGAACAGTTATGGCCATATAATTGGCACTGAATATATATCGGATCTTGTCGAAAAGGAGCATACTCATCATAAGCACg ATCATGATAAAGATCATCATGAAGATTCAGAGCAAAAGATTCATTTACAAACCTTAGATGAATCTACGGAAAATACGATCAAGAAGGTGAAGCAAGCATTAACAGATGGAGAAGGATGTAGG GTTTATGGCACTTTAGATGTTCAAAGAGTTGCAGGAAATTTCCATATTTCAGTTCATGGGCTAAATATATATGTTGCTCAAATG ATTTTTGGAGGAGCAAAGAATGTGAATGTCAGTCATATTATTCATGACTTGTCATTTGGCCCCGAATATCCTGGAATTCACAACCCACTTGATGATACAACGAGGATTTTGCATGACACAAGTGGaacatttaaatattatattaag GTTGTTCCCACAGAATATAGATACATCTCAAAAGAAGTTGTACCAACTAATCAGTTCTCAGTTACAGAATACTTTTCACCCATGAAAGACCACGATAGGACCTGGCCAG CTGTCTACTTTCTGTATGATCTATCACCTATTACTGTGACAATCAAAGAAGAGCGACGCagttttcttcatttcattaCTCGGCTTTGTGCAGTGTTGGGTGGAACCTTTGCTGTAACAG GGATGCTGGACCGCTGGATGTACCGTCTTATGGAAACTATAACTGAGCCCAAGGCCAAAACAAGTGTATCACGATAA
- the LOC112764192 gene encoding uncharacterized protein isoform X1 — protein MFGNKTEGKKRKTAEAAHGVRKVKKKQRKKCGESWEKWKDHIHKARKSQVEVGGVTGLQPELQTAAADSFSDHPPHRLQTCAANANEKGDKASLIPHSRRPALPSLQIPPWSLDAALSSFAKTDGPSLSSPISASTSTSSRGLPPRPNSARVRPSMRSIIPQGNFRARTSPRDAERTVLMVPDTTLSNALLDKPSTSRTLSLSGKGSFSPLSKVAHSLPVTPIASLGQESVHGRHLGCASDLNTMVVKQHITRSLSVPVDAKATKLRCTQSRVLIRIISARRHLATVDGTSTGDASVMEIAIEDATADIPEEEAVCRICLAELGEGENTLKMECSCKGDLALAHQDCAVKWFSIKGNRTCDVCKQDVQNLPVTLLKIYDRQPPARQPSNVPQPREIAYYRIWNDIPVLVLVSMLAYFCFLEQLLVSDLGPRALAIALPFSCVLGLLTSMIASTMVSRSYVWAYACFQFAILILFAHVFFNMLNVNPILSILLSSFIGFGMTISMNCLLSEYVRWRANRQNQTPNENGNSLQQQHQEQIEQQEQHR, from the exons ATGTTTGGAAACAAAACTGAAGGGAAAAAAAGGAAGACTGCAGAGGCAGCGCATGGGGTGCGTAAAGTGAAGAAGAAGCAAAGAAAGAAATGTGGAGAGAGCTGGGAGAAGTGGAAGGATCATATTCATAAAGCTCGTAAGTCGCAAGTTGAAGTTGGCGG AGTTACAGGGTTGCAGCCTGAGCTTCAAACTGCCGCTGCTGATTCCTTCTCAGATCATCCTCCTCATCGCCTCCAG ACATGTGCTGCAAATGCAAATGAAAAAGGTGACAAGGCCTCCTTGATTCCTCACTCCAGACGGCCTGCACTCCCCTCTCTGCAAATACCCCCATGGTCACTAGATGCCGCATTATCTTCTTTCGCAAAGACGGATGGTCCTTCCCTCTCCAGTCCCATTTCTGCTTCCACATCCACCTCTTCTAGAGGACTTCCGCCAAGGCCGAATTCGGCCAGAGTCAGGCCTTCCATGAGAAGTATAATTCCTCAAGGGAACTTCAGGGCCAGAACTAGTCCCCGCGATGCTGAAAGGACGGTTCTCATGGTTCCTGATACTACCCTGTCAAATGCACTTTTGGATAAGCCTTCTACTTCAAGGACTCTCTCTCTTAGTGGTAAAGGTTCATTCTCTCCATTGTCAAAGGTTGCCCACTCATTACCGGTTACTCCAATTGCATCTTTGGGTCAAGAAAGTGTACACGGCAGACATCTGGGATGTGCTTCTGATTTAAAT ACAATGGTTGTCAAGCAGCACATAACTCGATCACTTTCGGTTCCAGTTGATGCCAAAGCCACCAAATTGAGGTGCACTCAGTCTAGGGTCTTGATTCGTATCATTTCAGCCAGGCGGCATCTTGCAACTGTTGATGGAACCTCAACTGGTGATGCTTCAGTCATGGAGATTG CTATTGAGGATGCTACAGCAGATATTCCAGAGGAAGAAGCAGTTTGTAGGATTTGTTTGGCAGAGCTCGGGGAAGGAGAAAATACACTTAAGATGGAATGCAGTTGTAAAGGTGATCTTGCGCTTGCTCATCAAGACTGTGCGGTAAAGTGGTTTAGTATTAAGGGCAACAGGACCTGTGATGTCTGCAAGCAGGATGTTCAAAACCTCCCGGTAACACTATTGAAAATTTATGATCGTCAACCCCCTGCCAGACAGCCATCAAATGTGCCACAACCAAGGGAAATAGCTTATTACAG GATCTGGAATGATATACCTGTACTTGTCTTGGTTAGCATGCTTGCTTACTTCTGCTTTTTGGAGCAACTACTG GTTTCAGATTTGGGTCCTCGAGCTCTTGCAATTGCGTTACCTTTCTCCTGTGTTTTGGGTCTCCTAACATCTATGATTGCGTCAACCATGG TGAGCAGGAGTTACGTATGGGCTTATGCTTGCTTCCAGTTCGCAATTCTCATCTTGTTTGCTCACGTATTTTTTAATATG CTTAATGTCAATCCAATTCTGTCGATCCTTCTTTCCTCATTCATTGGATTCGGGATGACAATAAGCATGAATTGTCTCCTTTCGGAATATGTTAGATGGAGAGCAAATAGGCAGAATCAAACACCCAATGAGAATGGTAACAGTCTACAGCAGCAGCATCAAGAACAAATAGAGCAACAAGAGCAACATCGATGA
- the LOC112764192 gene encoding uncharacterized protein isoform X2, producing MFGNKTEGKKRKTAEAAHGVRKVKKKQRKKCGESWEKWKDHIHKARKSQVEVGGVTGLQPELQTAAADSFSDHPPHRLQTCAANANEKGDKASLIPHSRRPALPSLQIPPWSLDAALSSFAKTDGPSLSSPISASTSTSSRGLPPRPNSARVRPSMRSIIPQGNFRARTSPRDAERTVLMVPDTTLSNALLDKPSTSRTLSLSGKGSFSPLSKVAHSLPVTPIASLGQESVHGRHLGCASDLNTMVVKQHITRSLSVPVDAKATKLRCTQSRVLIRIISARRHLATVDGTSTGDASVMEIAIEDATADIPEEEAVCRICLAELGEGENTLKMECSCKGDLALAHQDCAVKWFSIKGNRTCDVCKQDVQNLPVTLLKIYDRQPPARQPSNVPQPREIAYYRIWNDIPVLVLVSMLAYFCFLEQLLVSDLGPRALAIALPFSCVLGLLTSMIASTMVSRSYVWAYACFQFAILILFAHVFFNMLSTPRFLISEA from the exons ATGTTTGGAAACAAAACTGAAGGGAAAAAAAGGAAGACTGCAGAGGCAGCGCATGGGGTGCGTAAAGTGAAGAAGAAGCAAAGAAAGAAATGTGGAGAGAGCTGGGAGAAGTGGAAGGATCATATTCATAAAGCTCGTAAGTCGCAAGTTGAAGTTGGCGG AGTTACAGGGTTGCAGCCTGAGCTTCAAACTGCCGCTGCTGATTCCTTCTCAGATCATCCTCCTCATCGCCTCCAG ACATGTGCTGCAAATGCAAATGAAAAAGGTGACAAGGCCTCCTTGATTCCTCACTCCAGACGGCCTGCACTCCCCTCTCTGCAAATACCCCCATGGTCACTAGATGCCGCATTATCTTCTTTCGCAAAGACGGATGGTCCTTCCCTCTCCAGTCCCATTTCTGCTTCCACATCCACCTCTTCTAGAGGACTTCCGCCAAGGCCGAATTCGGCCAGAGTCAGGCCTTCCATGAGAAGTATAATTCCTCAAGGGAACTTCAGGGCCAGAACTAGTCCCCGCGATGCTGAAAGGACGGTTCTCATGGTTCCTGATACTACCCTGTCAAATGCACTTTTGGATAAGCCTTCTACTTCAAGGACTCTCTCTCTTAGTGGTAAAGGTTCATTCTCTCCATTGTCAAAGGTTGCCCACTCATTACCGGTTACTCCAATTGCATCTTTGGGTCAAGAAAGTGTACACGGCAGACATCTGGGATGTGCTTCTGATTTAAAT ACAATGGTTGTCAAGCAGCACATAACTCGATCACTTTCGGTTCCAGTTGATGCCAAAGCCACCAAATTGAGGTGCACTCAGTCTAGGGTCTTGATTCGTATCATTTCAGCCAGGCGGCATCTTGCAACTGTTGATGGAACCTCAACTGGTGATGCTTCAGTCATGGAGATTG CTATTGAGGATGCTACAGCAGATATTCCAGAGGAAGAAGCAGTTTGTAGGATTTGTTTGGCAGAGCTCGGGGAAGGAGAAAATACACTTAAGATGGAATGCAGTTGTAAAGGTGATCTTGCGCTTGCTCATCAAGACTGTGCGGTAAAGTGGTTTAGTATTAAGGGCAACAGGACCTGTGATGTCTGCAAGCAGGATGTTCAAAACCTCCCGGTAACACTATTGAAAATTTATGATCGTCAACCCCCTGCCAGACAGCCATCAAATGTGCCACAACCAAGGGAAATAGCTTATTACAG GATCTGGAATGATATACCTGTACTTGTCTTGGTTAGCATGCTTGCTTACTTCTGCTTTTTGGAGCAACTACTG GTTTCAGATTTGGGTCCTCGAGCTCTTGCAATTGCGTTACCTTTCTCCTGTGTTTTGGGTCTCCTAACATCTATGATTGCGTCAACCATGG TGAGCAGGAGTTACGTATGGGCTTATGCTTGCTTCCAGTTCGCAATTCTCATCTTGTTTGCTCACGTATTTTTTAATATG CTTAGCACACCTCGTTTTTTGATCTCTGAAGCTTAA
- the LOC112765507 gene encoding uncharacterized protein — protein sequence MSDANEWLQFYHQQNIPPPPNNSLLPPSVSDATAVATTSPQLGVNPEARVSKPIRRRSRASRRTPTTLLNTDTTNFRAMVQQFTGAPFPATPSTASGFPNMGLAFGSRSVHVNPNGLMLAPSASSLQQQQYMHMYGGNNSIMSSQVGERAPPNVSGEMMGQGEGGRFFPATSSS from the coding sequence ATGAGCGACGCCAATGAGTGGCTCCAATTCTACCACCAACAAAACATCCCACCGCCACCTAATAATTCTCTCCTTCCACCTTCTGTTTCCGACGCAACAGCCGTCGCAACCACCTCCCCCCAACTTGGGGTCAACCCGGAGGCCCGAGTGTCCAAGCCCATCCGCCGACGCTCCCGGGCTTCCAGGCGAACCCCCACCACCTTGCTCAACACAGACACCACCAACTTCCGGGCCATGGTGCAACAGTTCACGGGAGCACCTTTTCCGGCAACTCCGTCAACGGCATCGGGTTTCCCGAACATGGGTTTGGCGTTTGGGTCCCGGTCGGTTCATGTGAACCCAAATGGGCTCATGTTAGCCCCTTCTGCCTCCAGCTTGCAGCAGCAGCAGTACATGCATATGTATGGTGGTAATAACAGCATCATGAGCAGCCAAGTTGGAGAGAGAGCTCCTCCGAATGTTAGTGGAGAGATGATGGGTCAGGGTGAGGGAGGGCGTTTCTTCccagctacttcttcttcttaa
- the LOC112764510 gene encoding anthocyanidin 3-O-glucosyltransferase 2 has protein sequence MMSNKKAAQVVLVPSPGQGHLLSTLQFAKLLVNHDHRLTVNIMLFKSPVDSKTTSTATNSLHSESHRINVINLPDYTPKPPSSDSERASSMDALIDFMKPHVREAVTKLTGSPSAPPLAAFVLDMFFTSMIEIAKDFRVPALVFFTSGATFFGMTLHMHTLRVRDNLVAYEWEDSDSELTIPTFANPFPWRNMPTFLTRKQWDPIFMSYASGLKEADGFIINTFEELESYAIHSFHDAAFPVYPVGPLLNLSGDDDRASETIIKWLDDQPTSSVVFLCFGSRGWFHQEQVREIARALEDSGARFLWSLRKPPPEDSFMGAPSDYSLPELTELLPHGFLDRTAEVGRVIGWAPQAQILAHKATGGFVSHCGWNSTLESIYYGVPIAAWPLYAEQQSNAFQLVRELKLGVEISLEFKHELMFGTTRVLSAEKIEKGIRNLLTDAEVRKRMKEMSEKSRSTMKEGGCSYSHLGRLIDYLMDKVSV, from the coding sequence ATGATGAGCAACAAGAAAGCAGCACAAGTGGTGTTGGTGCCTTCTCCAGGCCAAGGTCATCTGCTCTCCACCCTCCAGTTCGCCAAGCTTCTGGTGAACCACGACCACCGTCTCACCGTCAATATCATGCTTTTCAAGTCCCCTGTTGACTCCAAAACCACATCTACAGCAACAAACTCCCTCCACTCTGAGTCCCACCGCATAAACGTCATTAACCTGCCCGACTACACTCCCAAGCCGCCATCATCAGACTCCGAGAGAGCCTCCTCCATGGACGCTCTCATCGATTTCATGAAGCCCCACGTCAGAGAAGCCGTCACCAAGCTCACTGGCTCCCCCTCCGCCCCACCACTGGCCGCTTTCGTCCTCGACATGTTCTTCACCTCAATGATTGAGATTGCCAAGGACTTCCGTGTGCCTGCCCTCGTGTTCTTTACCTCTGGAGCAACCTTCTTTGGCATGACCCTTCACATGCACACGCTCCGTGTCCGGGACAATCTGGTAGCCTATGAGTGGGAGGACTCCGACTCGGAGTTGACCATCCCTACTTTCGCAAACCCATTCCCGTGGAGAAATATGCCCACTTTCCTCACGCGAAAGCAATGGGACCCGATTTTCATGTCGTATGCCAGCGGCCTCAAAGAAGCTGATGGTTTTATCATAAACACCTTTGAGGAGCTCGAATCCTACGCCATTCACTCTTTCCATGATGCTGCTTTTCCTGTTTATCCGGTGGGTCCCCTACTCAACCTCAGCGGGGATGACGACCGTGCTTCGGAGACCATCATCAAGTGGCTCGACGACCAACCTACTTCCTCCGTAGTGTTTCTCTGCTTCGGGAGCAGAGGTTGGTTCCATCAGGAGCAGGTCAGGGAGATCGCGCGGGCTCTCGAGGACAGTGGAGCCCGCTTCCTCTGGTCCCTGCGCAAACCCCCACCTGAGGACTCTTTCATGGGCGCGCCATCTGATTACTCTCTCCCTGAGCTCACAGAGCTTCTGCCTCATGGGTTCCTGGACCGGACGGCAGAAGTGGGAAGAGTCATTGGATGGGCCCCTCAGGCCCAAATTCTGGCTCACAAAGCCACGGGTGGGTTTGTTTCTCATTGCGGCTGGAATTCTACGCTGGAGAGCATATATTATGGTGTGCCCATTGCGGCATGGCCGCTCTATGCGGAACAGCAATCCAATGCATTTCAGTTGGTGCGTGAGCTGAAGCTGGGTGTGGAAATTTCGTTGGAATTCAAGCATGAGTTGATGTTTGGGACTACCCGGGTGTTAAGTGCGGAGAAGATCGAGAAAGGAATAAGGAATTTGTTAACAGATGCGGAGGTGAGGAAAAGAATGAAGGAGATGAGTGAAAAGTCTAGGAGTACTATGAAAGAGGGTGGATGTTCATACTCTCATTTGGGGCGTTTGATTGATTATTTAATGGATAAAGTTAGTGTATGA
- the LOC112765232 gene encoding oxygen-dependent coproporphyrinogen-III oxidase, chloroplastic, translating to MAHSAPITSAPSYSLTALPFTTTYSSPSGIFLAKPTWNPKMLHLRSRPPVRAAVSIEKETPEAHRPDTFLRESDDQAHSSSSSSSVRARFEKMIREAQDTVCTALEAADGGANFKEDVWSRPGGGGGISRVLQDGAVWEKAGVNVSVVYGVMPPEAYRAAKAAASPDQKPGPIPFFAAGISSVLHPKNPFAPTLHFNYRYFETEAPKDAPGAPRQWWFGGGTDLTPAYIFEEDVKHFHSTQKKACDKFNPDFYPRFKKWCDDYFYIKHRGERRGLGGIFFDDLNDYDQEMLLSFATECANSVIPAYIPIIERRKDLPFTEQQKAWQQLRRGRYVEFNLVYDRGTTFGLKTGGRIESILVSLPLTARWEYDHKPEEGSEEWKLLDACINPKEWV from the exons ATGGCTCATTCTGCACCAATTACGTCAGCTCCTTCTTACTCTCTAACCGCACTCCCCTTCACTACTACATACTCTTCTCCATCTGGAATATTCCTCGCTAAGCCCACGTGGAACCCCAAAATGCTCCATCTCCGGAGCAGACCACCAGTCAGAGCTGCCGTCTCCATCGAGAAAGAGACGCCAGAAGCCCACCGCCCAGACACCTTTCTCAGAGAATCCGACGATCAGGCccattcttcttcctcctcctcttctgtaAGGGCCCGCTTCGAGAAGATGATTAGAGAAGCTCAGGACACCGTCTGCACCGCCCTTGAGGCCGCCGACGGCGGGGCCAACTTCAAAGAGGACGTTTGGTCCAGGCCCGGCGGCGGTGGCGGCATCAGCAGGGTTCTCCAGGACGGCGCCGTTTGGGAGAAGGCTGGAGTTAATGTCTCCGTTGTTTACGGCGTCATGCCGCCAGAAGCTTACCGCGCTGCAAAAGCTGCCGCTTCTCCTGACCAGAAGCCTGGTCCTATCCCTTTCTTCGCCGCTGGAATCAGCTCC GTTTTGCATCCGAAGAACCCATTTGCCCCAACCTTGCATTTCAATTATCGCTATTTTGAAACTGAGGCTCCTAAAG ATGCTCCCGGAGCACCTAGGCAGTGGTGGTTTGGCGGGGGGACTGACTTGACTCCTGCTTACATTTTCGAGGAGGATGTTAAACACTTCCATTCG ACTCAAAAAAAGGCCTGTGACAAGTTCAATCCTGATTTTTACCCCCGCTTCAAGAAATGGTGTGACGACTACTTCTATATCAAG CATCGAGGTGAAAGGCGAGGACTGGGAGGAATATTTTTTGATGATCTGAATGACTACGATCAGGAGATGCTTCTTTCCTTCGCGACCG AATGTGCAAACTCTGTTATTCCTGCATATATTCCTATCATAGAGAGAAGGAAGGATTTGCCCTTTACGGAGCAGCAGAAAGCATGGCAACAATTGAGAAGGGGACGATACGTTGAATTCAATTTG GTATACGATAGGGGTACCACATTTGGGCTTAAAACAGGAGGCAGAATAGAGAGtattcttgtatctctcccactGACTGCTCGATGGGAATATGATCAT AAACCAGAGGAGGGAAGTGAAGAATGGAAACTCTTGGATGCCTGCATCAACCCCAAGGAGTGGGTGTAA
- the LOC112765234 gene encoding uncharacterized protein, which produces MGAGREVSISLDGVRDKNLMQLKKLNIALFPVRYNEKYYADALASGEFTKLAYYSDICVGAIACRLEKKENGGQIRVYIMTLGVLAPYRGLGIGTKLLNHVLDLCSKQNISEVYLHVQTNNEDAINFYKKFGFEITETIQNYYTNISPPDCYVLTRHTVQSPTKK; this is translated from the exons ATGGGAGCTGGGCGTGAAGTCTCAATCTCACTCGACGGAGTGAGGGACAAGAACCTAATGCAGCTCAAGAAGCTCAACATAGCTCTTTTCCCTGTTCGTTACAATGAAAAATACTATGCCGATGCACTTGCTTCCGGTGAATTCACTAAACTAG CATACTACAGTGACATATGTGTTGGTGCAATTGCATGCCGGCTTGAGAAGAAGGAAAATGGGGGACAAATCCGGGTTTACATTATGACTTTAGGTGTTTTGGCACCTTACCGTGGGCTTGGTATTG GAACAAAGCTCTTGAATCATGTACTTGATCTTTGCTCCAAGCAAAACATTTCTGAGGTTTACTTGCATGTGCAGACAAATAATGAAGATGCCATAAACTTTTATAAGAAATTTGGGTTTGAAATCACAGAAACAATCCAGAACTATTATACAAACATCTCACCACCAGACTGCTATGTTCTTACAAGGCATACAGTTCAGAGCCCAACAAAGAAATAG
- the LOC112765233 gene encoding chlorophyll a-b binding protein 8, chloroplastic, with the protein MAAQALVSSSSLTFSGEAARQSFGSRPNGFSKRASFLVRASSTPPVKQGADRPLWFASKQSLSYLDGSLPGDYGFDPLGLSDPEGTGGFIEPRWLAYGEIINGRYAMLGAVGAIAPEILGKAGLIPEETALPWFKTGVIPPAGTYNYWADPYTLFVLEMALMGFAEHRRFQDWAKPGSMGKQYFLGLEKGLGGSGDPAYPGGPFFNPLGFGKDEKSLKDLKLKEVKNGRLAMLAILGYFVQGLVTGVGPYQNLLDHLADPVHNNVLTSLKFH; encoded by the exons ATGGCTGCACAAGCTCTGGTATCATCTTCATCTCTTACCTTCTCAGGCGAGGCTGCCAGGCAGAGCTTTGGATCAAGACCCAATGGATTCTCCAAAAGGGCCTCCTTCTTAGTCAGGGCGTCTTCCACTCCACCTGTCAAG CAAGGAGCAGACAGACCCTTGTGGTTTGCATCAAAACAGTCTCTCTCTTACTTGGATGGCAG CCTCCCCGGTGACTATGGATTTGATCCACTTGGACTTTCAGACCCTGAAGGAACAGGAGGGTTCATTGAGCCAAGATGGCTGGCATACGGAGAGATCATCAACGGTCGTTACGCAATGTTGGGTGCAGTCGGTGCCATAGCACCCGAGATTCTTGGCAAGGCTGGTCTGATACCAGAGGAGACAGCACTGCCATGGTTCAAGACCGGTGTGATCCCACCTGCAGGAACATACAACTACTGGGCAGACCCTTATACACTCTTTGTCTTGGAGATGGCACTCATGGGATTTGCAGAGCACAGAAGGTTCCAAGATTGGGCCAAACCTGGCTCCATGGGAAAGCAATACTTCTTAGGACTGGAGAAGGGTCTTGGAGGTTCCGGTGACCCAGCTTACCCCGGAGGACCTTTCTTCAACCCCCTTGGTTTTGGcaaggatgagaaatccttgaagGATTTGAAGCTCAAGGAAGTGAAGAATGGGAGGTTGGCCATGTTGGCAATCTTGGGTTACTTTGTTCAAGGTCTTGTGACAGGAGTTGGCCCTTACCAAAACCTCCTTGATCATCTGGCTGATCCCGTGCACAACAACGTATTGACCAGTCTTAAGTTCCACTAA
- the LOC112765230 gene encoding transmembrane 9 superfamily member 12: protein MQMELASVRKGWLMYCNWVWVWVWVWVCVERTNGFYLPGTYMHTYSNGDEIYGKVNSMTSIETELPFSYYSLPYCKPRGGIKKSAENIGELLMGDQIDNSPYRFRININESLYLCTTPPLNEKEVKLLKQRTRDLYQVNMILDNLPAMRFAMQNGVQIQWTGFPVGYTPPDATADYIINHLRFTVLVHEYQGGDLEIIGTGEGGLGVIAADPDNNDKPSSPPGYQIVGFQVAPCSIKRDPQLMTKLHMYDNISTITCPTGLSKYQIISENERISFTYEVEFVKSDIRWPSRWDAYLKMDGDRVHWFSIFNSLMVIFFLAGIVFVIFLRTVRRDLTRYEELDKEAQAQMNEELSGWKLVVGDVFREPEHATLLCVMVGDGVQILGMAAVTIVFAAFGFMSPASRGMLLTGMIILYLFLGIGAGYVSVRVWRTIKGTTQGWWRISWFAACFFPGIAFVILTAINFLLWGSKSTGAIPISLYFKLLFLWFCISVPLTLVGGFLGTRAKEIEYPVRTNQIAREIPGGKYPSWILVVGAGSLPFGTLFIELFFIMSSIWLGRFYYVFGFLLIVMLLLVMVCAEVSVVLTYMHLCVEDWKWWWKAFFASGSVCLYVFMYSINYLVFDLQSLSGPVSAMLYIGYSLLMALAIMLATGTIGFLVSFYFVHYLFSSVKID from the coding sequence ATGCAAATGGAGTTAGCAAGTGTGAGAAAAGGGTGGTTGATGTACTGCAATTGGGTTTGGGTTTGGGTTTGGGTTTGGGTTTGTGTTGAAAGGACGAATGGATTCTATCTGCCGGGAACGTACATGCACACATACTCAAATGGAGATGAGATATATGGGAAAGTGAATTCAATGACGTCCATCGAGACGGAGCTTCCATTCAGCTACTACAGTCTCCCTTATTGCAAGCCCAGAGGCGGCATCAAGAAAAGTGCTGAGAATATCGGAGAGCTTCTTATGGGAGATCAGATCGACAACTCTCCCTATCGTTTCCGCATCAATATCAACGAGTCACTCTACCTCTGCACTACACCTCCCTTGAACGAAAAGGAAGTCAAGCTCCTCAAACAGAGAACTCGCGATTTGTATCAGGTCAACATGATCCTTGACAATCTCCCTGCCATGAGGTTTGCCATGCAAAACGGGGTTCAGATCCAGTGGACAGGCTTCCCGGTCGGCTACACGCCCCCGGACGCCACCGCCGACTACATCATCAACCATCTCAGGTTCACCGTCTTGGTCCATGAATACCAAGGGGGCGATCTTGAAATTATTGGCACCGGGGAGGGAGGTCTGGGAGTCATTGCCGCCGATCCTGACAACAACGACAAGCCATCATCCCCGCCGGGATATCAGATTGTTGGCTTTCAAGTGGCTCCCTGCAGCATCAAACGCGATCCTCAACTCATGACAAAGCTTCACATGTATGATAACATCTCCACCATCACTTGCCCCACGGGCCTAAGCAAGTACCAAATAATCAGTGAGAACGAGAGGATATCATTCACCTACGAGGTTGAGTTTGTCAAGAGCGACATAAGATGGCCGTCGCGTTGGGACGCTTATTTGAAGATGGATGGTGACAGGGTGCACTGGTTCTCCATCTTCAACTCACTCATGGTCATCTTTTTCCTCGCCGGCATTGTCTTCGTGATCTTCTTGAGAACCGTGAGGAGGGACTTGACCAGGTACGAGGAACTGGACAAAGAGGCCCAAGCTCAAATGAACGAGGAGCTCTCCGGATGGAAGCTAGTTGTGGGGGATGTATTCAGGGAGCCTGAACACGCGACGCTTCTGTGCGTGATGGTTGGCGATGGGGTCCAGATTCTTGGCATGGCTGCCGTTACCATTGTGTTTGCGGCGTTTGGGTTCATGTCTCCAGCTTCTAGGGGGATGCTGCTAACGGGGATGATAATTCTATATCTGTTCTTGGGAATCGGCGCTGGATATGTGAGTGTGCGAGTGTGGAGGACCATCAAGGGAACAACGCAAGGGTGGTGGCGGATTTCGTGGTTTGCTGCATGCTTCTTTCCAGGAATTGCTTTCGTGATTCTAACTGCAATCAACTTTCTGTTGTGGGGCAGCAAGAGCACTGGCGCTATTCCCATTTCCTTGTACTTTAAGCTGCTCTTCCTGTGGTTCTGCATCTCAGTGCCGCTCACCCTTGTGGGAGGATTTCTGGGGACGAGAGCGAAGGAAATCGAGTATCCGGTTAGAACGAATCAGATTGCAAGGGAAATTCCAGGAGGAAAATATCCATCGTGGATTCTGGTAGTGGGAGCAGGGAGCCTCCCATTTGGAACCCTGTTCATAGAGCTGTTCTTTATCATGTCGAGTATATGGCTAGGCAGGTTCTATTACGTGTTTGGATTCTTATTGATAGTAATGCTATTGCTGGTGATGGTGTGTGCAGAAGTGTCAGTGGTGCTGACGTACATGCATCTGTGTGTGGAAGATTGGAAGTGGTGGTGGAAGGCATTCTTTGCATCGGGTTCTGTTTGTTTGTACGTCTTCATGTACTCCATAAACTACCTGGTTTTCGACCTTCAGAGTCTGAGTGGACCTGTCTCCGCTATGCTTTATATTGGATATTCACTTCTCATGGCACTTGCAATCATGCTCGCCACTGGCACCATTGGCTTCCTTGTCTCCTTCTACTTTGTCCACTATCTCTTCTCATCCGTCAAGATTGATTGA